In a single window of the Elaeis guineensis isolate ETL-2024a chromosome 8, EG11, whole genome shotgun sequence genome:
- the LOC105050097 gene encoding protein SWEETIE isoform X6, with protein MLLFSVFKHCAKCICGTFYVKNIQLCEHVQTLGLHVVKSVAQRELAEGSQVENRSFLLLFSGELLGDAFLLIQHGLKEHSREVIAITDESLRRLFLFKTLAKDSFRCNSDIDALLPRQHSQ; from the exons ATGCTCCTGTTTTCCGTATTCAAACATTGCGCAAAGTGCATTTGCGGTACtttttatgtcaaaaatataCAG CTGTGTGAGCACGTTCAGACGTTAGGACTTCATGTGGTAAAAAGTGTTGCTCAAAGAGAACTTGCTGAAGGTTCGCAAGTGGAGAATCGTTCTTTTTTGCTACTTTTCTCCGGCGAGCTCCTTGGAGATGCTTTTCTTCTAATCCAACATGGACTAAAG GAACACAGTAGGGAAGTTATAGCTATCACTGATGAATCTCTGAGGCGACTTTTCCTCTTCAAAACACTCGCAAAAG ATTCCTTCAGGTGCAATTCAGATATAGATGCATTGTTACCAAGACAGCATAGTCAG TGA